One Flagellimonas sp. CMM7 genomic region harbors:
- a CDS encoding ABC transporter permease codes for MIAQSPYEPVKQGMYVYDREGESSYYNLRLNPKQSAKQNIAIIERVFKEHFPSIPFRYEFVDEQYGKKFASEERIGRLSGIFTALAILISCLGLFGLTSFVAEQRTKEIGVRKVLGASVFNVWNMLSKDFLKLVIISCFIAVPIAYYVMNGWLQEYPYRVILKWWIFALAMLGAMGVTILTVSFQAIKAARSNPIKSLRTE; via the coding sequence ATGATTGCACAATCCCCTTATGAACCTGTTAAGCAAGGTATGTATGTTTATGATCGAGAGGGTGAATCTAGTTATTACAACCTTCGGTTGAATCCAAAACAAAGCGCTAAACAGAATATCGCCATCATAGAACGAGTGTTCAAGGAGCATTTTCCTAGTATTCCCTTTCGATACGAATTTGTGGACGAGCAATACGGGAAAAAATTTGCCTCCGAAGAACGTATAGGAAGACTGTCCGGGATTTTCACTGCCTTGGCCATTTTAATCAGTTGTCTTGGCCTGTTTGGCCTAACCTCTTTTGTTGCCGAACAGCGCACTAAAGAAATAGGGGTTAGAAAGGTGCTGGGGGCATCTGTATTTAATGTATGGAACATGCTTTCCAAAGACTTTTTAAAGTTGGTTATTATTTCTTGTTTCATCGCTGTACCCATAGCCTATTATGTAATGAACGGCTGGTTACAGGAGTATCCATATCGTGTAATTCTTAAGTGGTGGATTTTTGCCTTGGCCATGTTGGGAGCAATGGGTGTTACCATTTTGACTGTGAGTTTTCAAGCAATTAAAGCCGCTAGATCCAATCCTATTAAGAGTCTGCGTACGGAATGA
- a CDS encoding ABC transporter permease, producing MLKNYLKIAWRNLTKNKAYTMINVGGLALGMAVTLIIGLWIKDELSHDDYFENKDDIAQVMQSQTFNNLTGTGQAIPRPLEMALREGYMDNFKHLVMSSWTNSQYLKYKDNSISRTGNFMQEAAPEMLALKILKGERNGLRELNSIMLSALTAEALFGQEDPIGKVIKVNSQYDMMVTAVYEDLPFNSSFYDTHFMMPWDKYVGSREWAQEAVDNWGNNSFQMFVQLADNTSMERVSSTIKDVKKNLFEDGVEFNPQLFLLPMKDWYLRSKFEDGKQVGGRIKYVWLFGIIGAFVLLLACINFMNLSTARSEKRAKEVGIRKSIGSQRGQLINQFLSESFLVVLFAFVIAVFIVLLSLTGFNELARKEIVFPWGNTSFWLTSLVFILLTALLAGSYPALYLSSFRPVDVLKGTFKAGKHAGTPRKILVVLQFTVSVAFIIGTVIVMQQINYAKNRPVGYDKEGLIQVPTFSEDFTGKYDLMRSVFLASNAIVEMSSSSSPTTRVWSNRNGFTWEGKPEGFQEDLAWTEVSPEYAKSLNLKIVEGRDFSREFATDSTAVLLNQTAVKYLGLKNPIGMLIKDSSEEDPDPH from the coding sequence ATGTTAAAAAATTATTTAAAAATAGCTTGGAGGAATCTTACTAAGAATAAAGCGTACACTATGATAAACGTTGGTGGTCTGGCATTGGGAATGGCCGTTACCCTTATCATAGGGCTTTGGATCAAAGATGAGCTTTCTCACGACGACTATTTTGAAAACAAAGATGATATTGCCCAAGTAATGCAATCCCAAACCTTTAACAATCTAACTGGAACCGGTCAAGCAATTCCTCGTCCCTTGGAAATGGCTCTTAGAGAAGGTTATATGGATAATTTTAAACATTTGGTCATGTCCTCTTGGACCAATTCGCAGTATCTAAAATACAAGGATAATAGCATTTCAAGAACTGGGAATTTTATGCAGGAAGCAGCACCGGAAATGCTGGCATTAAAAATATTAAAAGGAGAGCGAAATGGGCTTAGAGAACTAAACTCAATCATGCTTTCTGCATTAACCGCTGAAGCACTTTTTGGCCAGGAAGATCCTATCGGTAAAGTTATTAAGGTCAATAGCCAATATGATATGATGGTGACCGCTGTTTATGAGGATCTTCCTTTTAATTCTTCTTTTTATGACACTCATTTTATGATGCCTTGGGATAAATATGTGGGCTCAAGAGAATGGGCTCAAGAGGCCGTAGACAATTGGGGCAATAATTCCTTTCAAATGTTTGTGCAACTGGCAGACAACACATCAATGGAAAGAGTTTCTTCAACTATTAAAGATGTAAAGAAGAACTTATTTGAAGATGGCGTGGAATTTAATCCACAGTTATTCCTTCTACCAATGAAAGATTGGTATTTACGTTCAAAATTTGAAGATGGCAAACAAGTTGGGGGCAGAATAAAATATGTTTGGCTCTTTGGGATAATCGGCGCTTTTGTACTGCTGTTGGCTTGCATCAACTTTATGAACCTTAGTACCGCACGATCAGAAAAAAGAGCCAAAGAAGTAGGGATTAGAAAATCCATTGGTTCGCAAAGAGGGCAGTTGATCAACCAATTTTTAAGCGAGTCTTTCCTAGTCGTTTTATTTGCTTTTGTCATTGCCGTTTTCATTGTTTTGTTATCATTGACAGGCTTTAATGAATTAGCTCGAAAAGAGATTGTATTCCCGTGGGGCAACACTTCTTTTTGGCTTACATCCCTTGTTTTTATTTTACTAACAGCACTGTTGGCCGGAAGTTACCCTGCTTTATATCTTTCTTCCTTTAGACCTGTAGATGTGCTAAAAGGCACCTTCAAAGCAGGCAAACATGCTGGTACTCCTAGAAAAATTCTGGTGGTTCTTCAATTTACCGTTTCAGTAGCATTTATTATCGGGACTGTCATTGTAATGCAACAGATAAACTATGCTAAAAACCGCCCTGTAGGTTATGATAAAGAAGGATTGATTCAGGTTCCCACTTTCAGTGAAGATTTTACAGGCAAATATGACCTAATGCGCAGTGTATTTTTAGCTTCAAATGCAATAGTTGAAATGTCATCTTCAAGTAGTCCAACAACAAGGGTATGGTCTAACCGAAATGGGTTTACCTGGGAGGGCAAGCCAGAAGGTTTCCAAGAAGATTTGGCATGGACAGAAGTGTCGCCTGAGTATGCTAAGTCCTTGAATTTAAAAATTGTAGAAGGAAGGGATTTTTCAAGAGAGTTTGCAACGGATTCAACGGCAGTTCTATTGAACCAAACAGCAGTAAAATATCTTGGGCTAAAAAACCCTATAGGAATGCTTATTAAAGATAGTTCTGAAGAAGACCCTGACCCCCATTAA
- a CDS encoding ABC transporter permease, which produces MFKNHIKIAWRNLKKQPFFTFLNIFGLAIGMAGGLLISLYIYDELSFDKMFADADRIHRINVDIKFGGEAREFAVTPAPLAEAVDNDFPEVELTTRFRTRGSALIRKTDTEVNVKELQTTHVDSTFFKVFGITLLTGDIKTALKSPNTLVLTKTAAEKHFGVNEALGQVLLLNNHETYTVTGVIDDLPKNSFLRDHTVFMAMAGYEDSRIVNWGSNNYQTFAKLIPFADVDNIQEPLRGFLGKYVVPGVQQFMPGITEEQFKAAGNHLIYSTIPLTDIHLKSDRVAEISANNDIKSIYILSFIAIFLIVLACVNFMNLSTAHSLKRAKEVGVRKTLGSKKGELIRQFLIESGLVSFGALLFAVVLAIIALPFFNSLADKAISIPYSSPIFWSIILASGIVLGLFSGSYPAFFMSKFRPVKVLKGSSGANLGGGKIRNGLVIFQFAISVFLIVSTLVVYQQLKYIQNKDLGFSKDQVLIINDVFAIGNQVTSFKDEVKSLGFVKSATLSSFFPTPSSRSDSVFTPEEGASDQENALSMQRWGVDYDYVQTMGFKIIAGRNFDRQFKNDSTSIIINESALSVIGIPANEAIGKRYTPDMGAENPKYYTIIGVVKDFHFSPFRDEIESLSLHLGDWAYSLAIKLEAGSFSNAIKSIENIWNKAAPGQPFDYYFMEDSFDKTYRSEQRLSHIFFIFTTLSILIACLGLFGLAAFNAEKRTKEIGVRKVLGASVGQITYKLTIDFLKLVGVAILISLPLGWFAMDKWLEDFSYRIQIGWWVFILAAFLAALISILTVSYQSIKAAVVNPVKSLKTE; this is translated from the coding sequence ATGTTTAAAAATCACATTAAAATAGCTTGGAGAAATCTTAAAAAACAGCCGTTTTTTACATTTCTGAACATCTTTGGCCTTGCTATAGGTATGGCTGGCGGACTTCTAATCTCATTGTATATATACGATGAATTGAGTTTTGACAAAATGTTTGCAGATGCTGACCGCATACACAGAATAAATGTGGATATAAAATTTGGCGGCGAAGCACGTGAATTTGCAGTGACTCCTGCACCATTGGCCGAGGCAGTTGACAATGATTTTCCAGAAGTTGAATTGACTACACGATTTAGAACTAGAGGTAGTGCTTTGATTAGAAAAACAGACACTGAGGTGAATGTTAAAGAGCTGCAAACCACCCACGTAGATTCCACGTTCTTCAAAGTGTTTGGGATAACACTTTTAACAGGAGACATTAAAACGGCCCTTAAATCACCTAACACTTTAGTCTTGACCAAGACAGCTGCAGAAAAACATTTTGGAGTTAATGAAGCTCTAGGTCAAGTACTTTTATTGAACAATCACGAAACGTATACCGTAACAGGAGTAATTGATGACCTCCCCAAGAACTCATTTTTAAGAGATCATACCGTTTTTATGGCTATGGCCGGGTATGAAGATTCCCGCATAGTGAATTGGGGCAGTAACAATTACCAAACCTTTGCCAAACTTATTCCTTTTGCCGATGTTGATAATATACAAGAGCCTCTTCGTGGTTTTTTGGGTAAATATGTAGTTCCAGGAGTACAGCAATTTATGCCAGGTATTACCGAAGAACAATTCAAGGCGGCAGGAAATCACCTGATCTATAGCACAATACCATTGACAGATATTCATCTAAAATCTGATCGTGTAGCAGAAATAAGTGCAAATAATGATATTAAAAGCATATACATTCTTTCGTTTATCGCGATATTTCTAATTGTTCTGGCTTGCGTCAATTTTATGAATCTATCCACTGCACACTCACTTAAAAGGGCTAAGGAGGTTGGTGTTCGCAAAACCTTGGGTTCCAAGAAGGGAGAGCTTATACGTCAGTTTTTGATAGAGTCAGGATTGGTTTCTTTTGGTGCCCTTTTGTTTGCTGTGGTATTAGCTATAATTGCGCTGCCTTTTTTCAATAGTTTGGCCGATAAGGCTATTTCCATTCCGTATTCAAGTCCAATTTTCTGGTCAATCATATTGGCATCTGGCATTGTTTTAGGGCTTTTCTCGGGTAGCTACCCTGCATTCTTTATGTCAAAGTTTAGGCCGGTAAAAGTGCTTAAAGGTTCTAGCGGGGCTAATCTTGGCGGTGGAAAAATTAGGAACGGACTGGTTATATTTCAGTTTGCAATCTCCGTTTTTCTAATAGTTAGCACGTTGGTTGTATATCAACAATTAAAATATATTCAGAATAAAGATTTAGGTTTTTCAAAAGACCAGGTCCTGATTATCAATGACGTATTTGCCATAGGTAATCAAGTGACTTCCTTTAAAGATGAGGTAAAAAGTTTAGGCTTTGTCAAAAGCGCGACCTTAAGCAGTTTTTTTCCAACTCCTTCCAGTAGATCCGACAGCGTTTTTACTCCTGAAGAAGGTGCTAGCGACCAAGAAAATGCCCTAAGTATGCAACGCTGGGGTGTTGACTATGATTATGTCCAAACCATGGGCTTTAAAATTATTGCTGGAAGAAACTTTGACAGACAGTTTAAAAATGATTCCACCAGCATCATTATCAATGAGTCCGCGTTAAGTGTTATTGGGATTCCTGCTAATGAGGCAATTGGCAAACGCTATACTCCCGATATGGGAGCCGAAAACCCAAAATACTATACCATCATTGGAGTCGTTAAGGACTTTCATTTTTCCCCTTTCAGAGATGAAATAGAATCCTTAAGTCTTCACTTGGGTGATTGGGCGTATTCACTAGCCATAAAACTGGAAGCAGGTAGTTTTTCAAATGCCATTAAGAGCATTGAGAACATTTGGAACAAAGCGGCCCCTGGACAGCCTTTCGATTATTATTTTATGGAAGATTCCTTTGATAAAACCTATAGGTCAGAACAACGCTTAAGTCATATTTTTTTCATTTTCACTACCCTTTCTATCTTAATCGCATGTCTTGGACTATTTGGTTTAGCAGCTTTTAATGCTGAGAAAAGAACCAAAGAAATTGGGGTTAGAAAAGTATTGGGAGCCAGCGTTGGGCAAATAACCTATAAACTAACCATAGATTTTCTAAAATTGGTAGGAGTTGCCATCCTTATTTCGCTGCCTCTAGGGTGGTTTGCCATGGATAAATGGTTGGAGGACTTTTCCTATAGGATTCAAATAGGCTGGTGGGTATTTATACTTGCGGCTTTTTTAGCTGCCTTAATTTCCATTTTAACCGTAAGCTACCAAAGTATAAAAGCTGCCGTAGTAAACCCTGTAAAAAGCCTTAAAACCGAATAA
- a CDS encoding ABC transporter permease: MLKNYLKVAWRSLLKNKGFTIINIVGLSFGVTACILISIYIAHESSYDKHIANSNNIYRMTNTIVQDGNVRGGIHFSAITATTVLNDFGEVENAGRIMDNGLFYGAGSNEIRLEGSPAQYHEEGFAYADQSIMGIMDIKMIYGDAQTALSEPGTIVISNSISKKYFGESNPVGTSIYLNGNDEEPFRINGVMEDFASNSHLDYDFMLTLSGVEFGEGEQTRWTQNNYFTYLTLKSGTNIPQFQKKMSTRIIRDYLMPAYKTGGFAMAGNLEDRLSIGLQHLTDINLYSSDIAFEANSRNDIKIIWIFGIVALFILVIASINFVNLSTAKSANRAKEVGIRKVVGAPKRYLVGQFLTESVLLSFISFVIGLVLTWLMMPVFRNISGKALSLPLSSPLFISILLVSALAVGLLAGLYPSFYLSRFRPVAVLKGKLSTGSKSSALRSGLVVFQFTISIILIIGTLIVNQQMDFILNSKLGFEKEEVIQLYGTNIMGDRVDTFKDELKKINGVANVSISDYLPLEGTKRNGNSFVNEGRDNVDETVPGQAWVVDEDYLETLGMKLVEGRNFSEDRSADDDATIINQTMAKKLNLDEPIGKKISRYGRLYEVVGVVEDFNFNSMKQEVQPLCFFRGLSPSIISLKVDTGNMTSLLKEVERKWNEFSPNMTFRYAFMNDSFAKMYGNVSRIRTIFLSFSVLAILVACLGLFALSAFMVEQRKKEISIRMVLGASFKNIYSLLSLNFLKLVAVSIIMAIPVGWYVMSRWLEDFAYKTGLDWTTFIMAGLIALVIAILTISYQSISAALIQPLKSLRAE, translated from the coding sequence ATGCTAAAGAACTATTTAAAAGTCGCATGGAGAAGTCTCTTGAAAAATAAGGGGTTCACCATAATCAATATAGTTGGTCTTAGTTTTGGGGTTACCGCCTGCATATTGATTTCCATTTATATTGCTCATGAAAGTAGTTATGACAAACATATAGCAAATTCCAACAATATTTATCGAATGACCAATACTATCGTCCAAGACGGTAATGTAAGGGGCGGAATTCATTTTTCTGCCATTACTGCTACAACTGTTCTGAATGACTTTGGTGAAGTTGAAAATGCTGGAAGAATAATGGACAACGGATTGTTTTATGGAGCTGGCAGTAATGAAATTCGATTGGAAGGAAGCCCCGCGCAATATCATGAGGAAGGTTTTGCCTATGCCGATCAGTCCATTATGGGCATTATGGATATTAAAATGATTTACGGAGATGCCCAAACAGCATTAAGCGAACCAGGTACTATTGTAATTTCTAATAGTATCTCTAAAAAGTACTTTGGTGAAAGCAATCCGGTTGGAACGTCAATATATCTGAACGGAAACGATGAGGAACCTTTTCGAATCAATGGTGTTATGGAGGATTTTGCAAGCAACTCACACCTAGATTACGATTTTATGTTAACCTTATCTGGAGTAGAGTTTGGGGAAGGGGAACAAACCAGATGGACCCAGAACAACTATTTCACCTACCTGACTTTAAAGAGTGGAACAAATATCCCTCAGTTCCAAAAAAAAATGTCAACTCGTATTATTAGGGATTACTTAATGCCAGCCTATAAAACCGGTGGGTTTGCCATGGCAGGAAATCTTGAAGATCGACTTTCCATTGGATTACAGCACTTGACCGATATAAATCTGTATTCAAGTGATATTGCGTTTGAAGCCAATTCAAGAAACGACATCAAGATTATATGGATTTTTGGTATAGTGGCCTTGTTTATTTTGGTTATTGCCAGCATCAATTTTGTAAATCTCTCCACTGCCAAATCCGCGAATAGAGCCAAAGAGGTTGGGATTAGGAAAGTAGTTGGGGCGCCCAAACGTTATCTTGTGGGTCAATTTTTGACTGAGTCTGTTTTACTTTCTTTCATTTCCTTTGTTATAGGCTTGGTGCTGACCTGGTTAATGATGCCCGTTTTTAGAAACATCTCCGGAAAAGCATTGAGTCTGCCGCTTTCAAGTCCCTTGTTTATCTCTATTCTTCTTGTATCTGCATTGGCGGTAGGTTTACTTGCAGGTTTGTATCCCTCTTTTTATTTATCAAGATTTCGTCCAGTAGCGGTCCTTAAGGGCAAGCTTAGTACCGGAAGTAAATCCAGTGCATTACGAAGCGGTCTTGTTGTATTTCAATTTACCATTTCAATTATTCTAATCATTGGAACCCTTATTGTGAATCAGCAGATGGACTTTATCCTCAACTCTAAATTAGGTTTTGAAAAAGAAGAGGTAATTCAGCTCTACGGAACCAATATTATGGGTGATAGGGTAGATACTTTTAAGGATGAGCTTAAAAAAATAAACGGGGTCGCCAATGTAAGTATAAGTGACTATTTGCCTCTTGAAGGAACAAAAAGAAATGGCAATAGCTTTGTAAATGAAGGTAGAGATAATGTGGACGAAACCGTTCCCGGACAGGCTTGGGTAGTGGATGAAGATTACTTGGAAACCCTGGGTATGAAACTAGTGGAGGGAAGAAATTTTTCCGAAGATAGAAGTGCTGATGACGATGCAACCATAATAAACCAAACAATGGCTAAAAAACTTAACCTAGATGAGCCTATTGGTAAAAAAATATCAAGGTATGGTAGACTTTATGAAGTCGTGGGTGTTGTTGAAGATTTTAATTTCAATTCTATGAAGCAAGAGGTGCAGCCCCTCTGCTTTTTTAGAGGATTAAGTCCCTCCATAATTTCTTTAAAAGTAGATACAGGAAACATGACTTCCCTATTAAAAGAAGTGGAAAGAAAATGGAACGAGTTCTCACCCAATATGACATTTCGCTATGCTTTCATGAACGATTCTTTTGCCAAAATGTATGGCAATGTAAGTCGTATACGAACCATATTTCTCTCTTTCTCGGTTTTAGCAATTCTTGTGGCTTGTCTCGGGTTATTTGCCCTATCGGCTTTTATGGTAGAACAGCGAAAAAAGGAAATCAGCATTCGTATGGTTTTGGGAGCTTCCTTTAAAAATATTTACAGTTTGTTGAGTCTTAATTTTTTGAAGCTTGTTGCGGTTTCAATTATTATGGCCATTCCCGTCGGGTGGTATGTGATGAGCAGGTGGTTAGAAGATTTTGCATATAAGACGGGCCTAGATTGGACCACTTTCATAATGGCGGGGCTAATTGCCTTGGTTATAGCTATTCTGACTATTAGTTATCAATCCATTAGTGCAGCATTAATTCAACCCTTAAAAAGCCTAAGGGCAGAATAA